Genomic window (Phragmites australis chromosome 5, lpPhrAust1.1, whole genome shotgun sequence):
CCGGTTACTATAGCTCGGGCTGGGCCCTTCTTTCTTTTCGTTTCAGCCCAGTCCAGCCTGTCCCAACCCACATATAAGCCGGGCGGCTAGggtgaaaccctagccaccgcaTTCACCGTGTCCCAGCGAAGTCCAACTCGGCCACCGCCCTTGTGTTTTCCAGCGAGCAAGGGAACTGCGGCAGCGCCCAGCGGCATGCTTCCGGAGGCAGCGCACGAGTTTGACGACGACGCGACGGCGAGGCTCGACGGGAGGCAGCGGCGACGGTGAGGCGCGACAGGGAGGCCGACGGCACCTTACGGGGCGCGACGGGGAGGTTGGCGCGGCCGGATGCGCGGCGACGCCAGCCGCCGCATCGGGCGGCAGCGCGGCGACCTGCGGCACGGCGAGGCGCAGCGCGATGGGAGCCGCTTCGGGTGGTGCCAGCGGACGGCGGTAGCGGCGCGACGGCTTGCGGCACGGTGGAGGGAGGTAGCTGGCCTTCCTGCCGGCGGCGACTTCGCCtctttccccccccccccccccccttttttcttctttcttttttgtgggACGTGCCATCGAGCCGTCGTCTTCGGATTGCCAGTATGTCGCCGGATTCTTGCGATCTGTCGACCGGTCCGTCGCCGGAGTTCTgtcggtggcgagtggcggctgCGGGCCCCACCGTCGATCCGTGTGCTTGATTTTGTGGTGCTCGGGAATCTTTCCGTATGCATGCTATTGTCGTCGAGATCGAAGGCTACTGTTGCGAATCGATCTTTTCGACGGGAAGAATCGCTAATGTTCATGTGCGTAGGGAAACAGTAGTAGCGTTTACGTACCGAGCGATTCGTACTTTTTCGATTCCTGTGATTCTTCGAATGATCCGAGCCGATCTGATCCCGCGAACAGCGATCCGATCCAATCCGAGCAGAGGCTCATGCTGATAACGTATTAAGGAACTGTTGCTACCGAGCGTAGTCCAACGGTTCCCCGAAAGCGATTGCAAAAGAGAGACACCAAATAGGAGAAAAGTCTGTCTGTTCTTTATTGATCTGTTTTTCTATATGTTACGATGAGGAGTCTCCACCGTATATAAAAAACCAAAACCCTTAAGAGTTAGACTCCAATCTTACTAAATTTAAGACATACCCACTTCAATACATAACCTACTAAGTTTCTTAAAATTAGGAACCCACAGTGCACACGAGTTTAAGTGATAGGGCGTGCATACGTGCGTTTGTTacaaaaaaattcatatgatCACATAGCTAAGGACAACAGTCCGTCAACAGTACCAACATCGAGTAGGGAAATAGATTGGCTGCTTGGTGCCACCTGAAACAATGCCTCCAATGGATTCCAAAATTTGGGGGCTTCGACAACTGCGAAGCAGGAGCAGCTACTGGTTTCAAACCGTTCCAGATACAAGGACTACGACTGCCTATATGACAAACGAACAAAATGGACTGGACAATTCGAGGATACGAAAATACCACAATAGTCCAATTTTAAGAGTGACACAAGCCTAATTTACACCCGGGGGTCGCCTCCACCCTCTTGCGAGTGTTTTTGGCCACAACGTCACGCCATCACCCTTTTTTCTGGGTTCCCTTCGCGTTTCAAAATTTCTCTATACAAGATAGAATAGACCGTACTTCCCAGTTGCACAGCCACCAATTGGTGCCTTAGAATCACTTAAAGCTAAGCAGAACCGAGTTAATAACATGCATGATCACGCGGATGCTGGTTCCATCTGATGCGTTCGTGGTTGGGAGTGACCGTTGGTGGGCCAGTTGGCTGTAGACTTGCTCAAAGATGGGCCGCACGTGCACGGCGATCATCGAGTCTGTTGGATTGATTGCCATGGCAACATCTGTCATCCATTGAACCTTCCGTGATGTTTCATTGTTGATGTCAACTGCTAGCTGCTGCAATAAGGCCAGAAGGACCCCCTGGTTCAGAGGGACAGGGACCATTGCACATAATGCACGCAAATCAACCTGTACAAGAGGGTATAACTATCACAAATCCAAAACATATGGATGAACTAGGGTGGATCTTAGCTGAACAATTCAGTGGGAGGGAAGATACCTGAGAACACAGCCAAGACACAATGGAAACGTCACCTCTTTGAAGAGCCATTGTAAATGCCTCATCAAACTTGCGTTCAGATATCAGTCTGCCCAGCTCTTTCATCGGATCTAACGGAGCCTCGACCTGTCAAAAAACAAGGCAGGTAACGATTTATATGTATGCTTCTCATTTCATTCTTCATATTATACTTTGACACAGGGAAAAAAGAATATAATCATCATAACCTATAGGCATGTTAACAAAGATGAATGTACTACATGAAAAGGATCAGACGTGTCACAAgaaatgaaataaataaatcatgatCAGCAGTGTTATCAAAGGTGGAAAATTGTCTGTATTCACCTCTGGGGGACCGCCCATAGGACCGTTGATGGGCTGCAAAGCATTGGAATTATGCGCCTTAGCATTCCCAGAAGCAACCAGTGCCAATAGCTTGCGATGGCCATCAAGTAACTCCGATGAAAAACTCTGGGTGATTGATGATGCAGAATTGATGGTTTCCTGgggtggaaaaaaaaatcaaaatacagCATACTAAGTCATTTCTTAGTAGATGACTGGAAAGAAATGAGCATCCATCAACTTGCTATTTCCTGTTATTTCACATACGAGTATACAAAAAATAGAGTCAGACTTACCTTTAAAGTTAACGCTAATGGAGTATGTGCTGCCTCAACCTGCTGCTGAATAGCAACAGTGTGCTCAGACATTCCTTTCTGAAATGCACCATCTACTTGCTCAAACATTGTCTTGCAAGATTGTTCAAATGCTGGAACAAGCAATGATTCGAAGCTAGTGCGTAAAGCATCCTGCATGCGTACATTTAAAACCAATCAGTAGATGTAGCATAGCTAAAACAAAAGGCATTTAACAGCAAATATCATATCTCCAGAAGATCTAAAGCAATCTTCAAAGACATAATTGTCTGAATCGGATCAAGAGTGCCATGCTCAATGGGGAATTAGCTGCTGCTTGCCAATCATATAATAAAAAAACGAAGGAAAAATTAGGTGGATACCATTTCAAAGATGCTTATATTGGAAAATGCCATCGGCTGAGGATGACACGTGGGCCCTGAGACCACATGCCATATACACTAATGGTATTTTCCAACTTGGGTATTTTCCACCTGATGGTATATACACTGACGGTATTTTCCAAATTGGGTGATCTTTGCGATGGTATTTTCCAAATTGGCCCTAAAACGAATCGCACAAGGATCCATACCTGAAGAGCTTGTTTTACAGATGTATGAAACTGCATTTGGATTTGCCTAGCAAGTGTAGCTTCAAGTTTTCCACTAACAGACTTGTCCAGCTGATTGCACACCTTATCACCCACCCCTTTCTGAAAACAAATGATCAATAAAAGGAAGCATGGCCGAATTCAACATAATAAATACAGCAAGAAATTAACTACAACCTGAACTGAATCAGAAACAGCAGAGGCTAAGCATTTCTCAATAATAGGTGTTATTGCCCGTGCAACAACAGGCCCAAGTGAAGAGATCTCTTTCTTAAGTGACTTCTCCAACATAGCAGGATAGTCCTTGTTTATTGAGCTCGTGATGAGAGTAACCAATTGTTGCATTCGCTCTCTTTCAGCCTTTTCACGTTTAGTATTTTCCTCCTGGAGACGAGCCCAAACGGCATCAATGTTAGACTTGATAGATTTCTCCATGGTACGCCCTAATGATGTCTCGAGTCTTTTGCCTTCCTTTGCAATAGGGGCAGAAATCATAGTACCCAATTGCTTTTCCATGTCCTTTTGCATCGCTATAAGCTGGAAGACATACAAGCACAGTAAATAACTAAAAGCTCGTAATCATATAACGTCATTGCCTTTTAACATTTAGCTGAAAACAAAAAACATATAGTTAACCTAGAATTCTCCAGCACTCCAATAGCAGTAAACAAGCACATAGCAAGTTAAAACTAACTAAGTAAAACCATAAGTAatctttttccttcttcccAAAAAAGGTAATGCTTTGCTGGTTTTACAAGCTGACAAAAAAATAAGTTGAAAAATATAGAATCAAGCCCAACTCAGGGTTTGAAATTGGGCTTATGGATCGAGACTTTAAGGAATGGAATATCCCCCAAAGAACTATCTACAGATAGAAGCGCGtagaagttagcaatccacgtgccagaaccataacttatattattattattattattattattttctcatcatctttttagttggatcttgtgggtttcatctctagcctaccccaacatgcttgggacaaaggctttgttgttgttgttgatcgaGTTGCCCAAAACTACTAGATGGAATATCATGGTCTGGAACACCATGGAGCTGAATTTAACTACAATAAGTTGTCATAGCAAAAGAAAAGGCTCATGTAAATATAGATTCATATAATGTCCATATACTTATATAGCATTAGGACTTCAGGACTTTGATCTGGTGAAATTTACTTGTAAGTTGTACAAAAGCTAATATGACGTGCCAAAACATTTATAAATGCCATCATCTCGATATAAAAAGAGATTGacatttgaaaagcaaagcCGTCCTCAATCTTCACAGCTAAAAAGATGCAATTAGAGAATGACTGGTACACGAGAGCAAATGTAACCATGTTGCACTGAACTGTGTAGCCAATGTCTGAGAGTAAAATGGGTGAAACTGCAAAATACTGACAATATATGTGTTTCACTAAGGACACTGCGTAGTGTATGTATTATTAATAGCTTGATGTGATCACCTGTTGCAGCATCCCTTGTGTGGAAGCAACTTCTGGAAAGGAGTCGATAGGAGGGTATGCGCAGCTCAAAGGCTCATGTGACTCAATTGAGTTGAAAACACTCACAGAAGGAGATGACTGACAAGATGTTTGAGGATGCAAAACTTTCTCCTCCTTCGCATACGAAGATGATTGCTCCCTGGAAGCAGAGGAATGGTCACTTTTCTCAGGCATTTCCACAAACTTTTTCAGGATATTTTCATCAGCAGCAACAGTTTGCTCAGACACCGGTCTATCAGATGGTAACTGTGATTCTTCCACACTGTACTTATCAGTTGTTACTGAGCGCTCACTGATCATTTCAACAGTTTGCTCTGACGAACTCTGAGTTTCCTTGATAGCTTCAAGTTCTGAATTTTTATCTGGTTTACTCTCATCAATATGTTTTGGTTCCACTTCTGCAATCCGAGAGCTGCTACTAGAAACATCTTGAATTTTTCCAATATCAGATTTAGAGACATCATTGTTTTCAGCAGAAGAGAGAGTGCCCGATATAATTTCAGACGGAGTTACCAAGTGTGTAGCATTCCCTCCAACCTGAAACATCAAACGGGGATTTGGAAGCATTGCAACATCGCTGTGACTGTCTCTTGGCTCATCCTTTCCTAAGATATCCTTTCTCATGGGCATGGGCGTATCTTGCCTTTTCAAAGCATCACGCTCCATGTTTCTGTTTGCAATGTATTCATAAGCTGATTGGTCTATATCACGGCTGCCAGGTGATGGTCCTGATCCAGCAAGCTCCATCTTTGATGCAAGAGATGCAGATGGAAGATGCATGGAATTATCACCTTCTGAGTATGTAAGCGGTGGAGCTGATGGTTTCAGATCAAACTCTGCAGATAAAAAACGAGAATGAACTATTTCTGAATTTGCTGAAGCAATTATATGAGAATTCGTAACTGTGTTACCTGCAGACTGGTCAACAGTTGATGGTTTACTAGGAGCACCGACAGAGCAAGAGTCGGTGAAACTAGTTCCTGCAGATGACTCTGTTCCTACCACTTCCAGAGGTGTCTCATAAACACGGGAGGTAGCTGGATCTCTTCCAGACCCAGTAGTATCAGCTGTAGGAGGCGAACAGAGTGATAACTCCAGTCCGTACTGCTGAATGGCCATTGTTTGGACACAGTATACTTGAACAACTTGTGCACCATCAGGTTGGCTTTCATGTGTTCCAGTGAGGCTTAAAATAGGCATTGCAACTGTGAAATCTGCTATATAGTCCAAGCGAGTAGAAGCAGGATCTGGGCCATATTCAACATGCACGGCGTAAATAGCATTCTTTTTAGCATTTGCAAGCAAAATCAGGCTTGCTTGAGGCAGCACTGCGACCTGGTTGAAAAATGCCTCCTCAACTCTAGGTTCCAAAGAACTAACAAGTTCCAAGGTCTGAGTACACTTCCAAGTCTCAGAATCGCTTGGTAATAACCAACCATCTTCATTAGTAGAAGCCCAAATTTTAATTTCCCGGTTAAGAGGACCCTGCACCATCAAAAAGATACTAGCATGTAACATCTGGTGAAGATATCTGCTTAAAACCcacaacaaaatattttttccaaagaaaaaacATTTTCTCAAATATATCAAGCATTTCCCCTGAGCAGTCTTAGGTTCTTAGTAATTGTAGGCACCTACAATTCCGTTCACATTTTAAATGAAGTATAGCAGACACTGCTATGAGGTAACCTTTTAATTGAGAACCAAAAGGGGGGATTTGATTGTATATCTGGTTGATTGATGTCTAGTATGGGCTGGTTGCGACAATGTTCTTACACCTGTACTCATTTATTATTTGGTGGCAGATTTAGGCTGCTGAATAGATCATTTGGCTCGGCATATCTTGCCAGCAAAAAGTTTACGGAACAAAAGCAAATGCTTAAAAAATATACATGAAATGGATAAAAGACTGGCATAGTTAACTTGAAACATATAAGAATACATACTGATGTAATGAGATTTATATGATTTGGATGCTCAGGTGCCGTAAGAAAAGCAACCGAGTAAACAGCTTGACCATCATGTGGTTTTAGAATGGATAGAGGCACTGTCTTGCGATCATCCCAGATCTTTACCTGCAAAGAGAAAGACAACACAAGTTACAAAAGGGCTAGTACTCACGAATAATACTTCGCTAGATCACAATGTGTCTAACAAGGAAAAGTACGGCCAACTAAGACTCAAAACCGCTGACAGCTTTACACTGTCAGCTGGTGCTGGATTCCAGTCAATTGCTACCAGTAACGTGAGAGCATAGGCTCTTTTCTGCATGGCAGATTTTCTGATACTCTTGAGGGCCACACACTATACAGTTAGGCTTCGCAAATAAAAATGATCATGTTTTCCCCTTTTTTCCCAAAGAATTTTACAACGTAAACATCAGTCATACACAAGAAATGAAACTCAATCAGAACCATCAATAAGGGGCACAGACGAAACAGATCAATTGATAGATTACTCTAGCATAGTCATGCCAGATCCACCTGATCAATTTAAGCAGCAGGCCTAGCCGCCCAGATACAGGTATTATGTTTTGCTTTTTCAAGTGTAAGCGAAGTTGATCCATTAGAATAGAGCCAAGGTTTGAAAAATGAACGAGTAAAATTTTTACTGCAATCCTATTATACTAATCATGTCTTGGAGCATATCTTAAAATTTATAGGACGTACTGTTTAGTAACTGAGGATAAGTCTTTCAAGTTGCACCTAAGAACAATTAAAGCCTAATGAGATTGAACCTGAGAATCACATCTGAGCTTAGAACAGATACAGTGCTCAAAAAGTTTGAGATCAAGCCGCAATATTTTATGACAACAGTAGGATATTTGATACAGACCATGCCATCCTTTGATCCTGACGCCAGGCGTGTACTCATCCATTGAGATATGGACAAATCTGTCACATTGCCATCATGCTTACCAACTAAGCGCACGCCATCAATAAGCTTTTCAAGATGACATATAACAGGTTCTTCCACAGTAAAGTCTCTTCCCCTTCCCACTTTAGTCGTATCTATTCTTAAGACACAGTTTCCAATTCCAACAAACAGAATTTCCTGCAGGATATAGGCGCAAGTCAATTTGTAGGTTTGAGATGCAAAAATAGCTTCAAGGGAGCAAATGTGATGTAAATAAGGCTTTACTTGCTTATGAGAGTGCCAACAGATCCTTGGATGGTAAGCTTCAGAATCGCCTACAATCTGAATGGCGATTTCAATCTTTCCAGTAATTTGTGGTTTATTTTCCTCATCAGGTCCCTCATCAACCCTCCACACATATATCCGCCCATCTACACTAGCACTGCAGAAGATGGAAGAAAATTAGGCCATAAAATCTACCAAAAAACAGTATATACATAGAAAGGATCTGGTAGCTCCAAATGCAATCCTAGATTACATGATAATATCTCTCCAAGGGTAGTATGTGGATCACTTGTTATTGCATTTGTATTAGTACCTTGCCAATCGATGGACATCCTCAGCAAAGAAAGCCATGTCTGTCACCCTCTGTGGCATAACAGAAAGGTAACAGAATAGATCAAAACAAATGCAGTTTCATCTTGCATGCTGATTAAAATCAGAAATTCACgagaaaaaagaggagcatATAACCAAATAACAAGACTAACAAATATCGGACATAACAAATATCCCTAATTTCATCTTTAGGCGCCTAGAATTTCAAGACACGTCACATATTACATCAGCTATGTTGTTAATTTAAGATTTCTGCACATTAATTGAGTGTGAGTAATTCAACACGTGACAATGGCTACAGATACAACTATCTTTTACGACCTCAGCTCACTAGGACAAAAGCCACGAGTGTACTTTGCATACATGAAGTATTATCCCAAACTAAACCATTTTAGCCCTATTTTAACAAGCTAACCCACAAAAAAACATAACTAGCCTCTCTGTTAGTCTGTTGGCAACGGTTAATTTATCAACCTCACCATGCATCAAATAATGTATGTTTCTCTTTTAAAGCCATATACAAGTATACAACACATGCAGCTGAGCATggcataagaaaaaaaaggcatcATAGAAGATGTTGAAGTATAAACTATGTTATTTTATCTCATGGGCAAATCAATATGCTTttcttcaagttttcaccacAAAAACATGCATAATCGGACCATACACGCTAGCCAGTAATTCATGTAAACATTTCTACACGAAACCAATCAGTGACAATCTCTTTGAATCTACAATGCACACCTGTGTGTGACCCCGAAGCAGTGAGCGAAGCGCGGTGTTGATGTTCAGCACACGGATGTTCCCAAGCTTGAGTCCATACACGATGTACGTCCGGTTCACCGCGATCTGCCTTCCCAGCACGAGCCCCGGATCCGACGTGTACTTGGTGATCGGTGTCACCTCCAGCTGCGGCGGTTGCGCTTCCCCGGGCAGCCGCGAGTCAACATCGTGCACCGCTCGGTCCCCGCCGCCCAGCAGCCGCCCCCTGGGCACCTTGCTGCTGGTGCTGCTCAGCATCCTTACTGGCGGCGCGGACGGCATCGCcggtagcggcggcggctgcgcgaACTCCGACGTCGGCGGGGACATGGAGACCGCGGTCTCAAGTTGGGTCTGCCCGGAGTTGCCGAGCAGCTGCATGAGGCGCGCGCCGGGGTTGGGGCCCGGGGCAGCAGCGTTGGGGTTAACGTTCGGGTTGGGGTTGGGGTTGGGATTTGGCATGGGGAAGGAGACGACGGAGCGAGGCATGGCATGGGGATGAGGGTCCTGCGGGTAGTGGAGGTAGGGTCCGCGGTGGAAGGGAGGGGTAACCGGAGGGTAGGAGTACGGaccggacggcggcggcgggcccgCGGGGCCTCCGGCGCGGCCGGGGAAGATGGGGGCGGCGGTAGCGGTGGGCATGGGATTCGGGGGCGGCCTGAATAGCTTCCCGAGCTCGAAGGGTGGGTTGGGGTTAGggttcccggatggagacgccATGGGAGGCGGCTCGGGAGggggggaggaggtggcagtgGAGTAGATCTGAGCTGGGGAAGAGGAGAGCAGGTGGAGGTGCGAGGAAGGGCAAGTCGAGGCCGAGGTGGACCGTGGACGTGGTTCTTTATTTTTTGCGTTAAATCAACTCGCGCCTACATAACAGCTAAGGTCACCTTCAATCGAGACTCTAAAATTTTATactctataatattattatattatccTTTAAcgttattataatattttttttattttttttatctccaacaactatctatttttatcttttattaGTCTCCCCTTCTTTACTTTATAAACAGTGTTCGAATTGCTACAGTAGATCGCAAATTTGCTTCTCACGTTCACTGTACTAATCCAGCCGTATTCCTGTAGCGACAGATGAAGTTCCTGTTAGAGATGAAAACCGGATGAACAGTAGTCAGCAAAATCACTGTAGAACAGGATTCTTGAATTTTGCAGTTTTCGTAGATGGTCTAAGTTAAGGACAAAACTTTTtctcgataatttttttaaaaaaatattcacggtgatttttaaaaaactttgcgATAACTTTTAAAtcagaaaagtttttttttaactttttttaaaaagaaaagttacggagaaaaaacttttaaaaaataagttttaagCTGTTGACAAGATGTCTAAGCTATCCTCCTAGCGTGCGTATGGATTAGCACAGTCTGCCCCGCAGTTAGATTTTATTATAACAAAGGGGTTTACGAGttccgtgttgtcatttatggGCTTCAGATTATTTAAAGGTTGGAAATTTTTTTGTGTGCAAATAAGTCATTCCAAACATCAAATCTCGTACGTCTAGTCTAGATTTCTGATATATCAGATATCGTATATTCGGTTTTATAATATCTAAAGTAATTATACATATACACAATATATCATatccatatataatatatttcttatacgtatatacttTATAGTTAAATATATATGCGCATGGTATGCCACGTGGCATGTTTTTGAACATACGATTACCTCGTGCGACGGTCAACCCGACAAA
Coding sequences:
- the LOC133919697 gene encoding enhancer of mRNA-decapping protein 4-like is translated as MASPSGNPNPNPPFELGKLFRPPPNPMPTATAAPIFPGRAGGPAGPPPPSGPYSYPPVTPPFHRGPYLHYPQDPHPHAMPRSVVSFPMPNPNPNPNPNVNPNAAAPGPNPGARLMQLLGNSGQTQLETAVSMSPPTSEFAQPPPLPAMPSAPPVRMLSSTSSKVPRGRLLGGGDRAVHDVDSRLPGEAQPPQLEVTPITKYTSDPGLVLGRQIAVNRTYIVYGLKLGNIRVLNINTALRSLLRGHTQRVTDMAFFAEDVHRLASASVDGRIYVWRVDEGPDEENKPQITGKIEIAIQIVGDSEAYHPRICWHSHKQEILFVGIGNCVLRIDTTKVGRGRDFTVEEPVICHLEKLIDGVRLVGKHDGNVTDLSISQWMSTRLASGSKDGMVKIWDDRKTVPLSILKPHDGQAVYSVAFLTAPEHPNHINLITSGPLNREIKIWASTNEDGWLLPSDSETWKCTQTLELVSSLEPRVEEAFFNQVAVLPQASLILLANAKKNAIYAVHVEYGPDPASTRLDYIADFTVAMPILSLTGTHESQPDGAQVVQVYCVQTMAIQQYGLELSLCSPPTADTTGSGRDPATSRVYETPLEVVGTESSAGTSFTDSCSVGAPSKPSTVDQSAEFDLKPSAPPLTYSEGDNSMHLPSASLASKMELAGSGPSPGSRDIDQSAYEYIANRNMERDALKRQDTPMPMRKDILGKDEPRDSHSDVAMLPNPRLMFQVGGNATHLVTPSEIISGTLSSAENNDVSKSDIGKIQDVSSSSSRIAEVEPKHIDESKPDKNSELEAIKETQSSSEQTVEMISERSVTTDKYSVEESQLPSDRPVSEQTVAADENILKKFVEMPEKSDHSSASREQSSSYAKEEKVLHPQTSCQSSPSVSVFNSIESHEPLSCAYPPIDSFPEVASTQGMLQQLIAMQKDMEKQLGTMISAPIAKEGKRLETSLGRTMEKSIKSNIDAVWARLQEENTKREKAERERMQQLVTLITSSINKDYPAMLEKSLKKEISSLGPVVARAITPIIEKCLASAVSDSVQKGVGDKVCNQLDKSVSGKLEATLARQIQMQFHTSVKQALQDALRTSFESLLVPAFEQSCKTMFEQVDGAFQKGMSEHTVAIQQQVEAAHTPLALTLKETINSASSITQSFSSELLDGHRKLLALVASGNAKAHNSNALQPINGPMGGPPEVEAPLDPMKELGRLISERKFDEAFTMALQRGDVSIVSWLCSQVDLRALCAMVPVPLNQGVLLALLQQLAVDINNETSRKVQWMTDVAMAINPTDSMIAVHVRPIFEQVYSQLAHQRSLPTTNASDGTSIRVIMHVINSVLLSFK